From the Nycticebus coucang isolate mNycCou1 chromosome 13, mNycCou1.pri, whole genome shotgun sequence genome, the window aagaggatttttttttttttttgagacagagcttcaagcggccaccctgggtagagtgctgtaacatcacagctcacagcaacctccaactcctgggctcaagcgagtctcctgcctccacctcccaagtagctgggactaggcgccagccacaatgcctggctatttttcggttgcagcagtcattgttgtttgctggtcccaggctggattcgaacccaccagctcaggtgtatgtggctggcgccttagccgcttgagccacaggcgctaagccaACAAGAGGATTCATATTTCCTTCCCTTCATACCTGAGAGTGGAGATGTAGTCCACCAGGCAGAGGTGGCTGAGGTGATGGGCGGACAGATGTGACTATTGTAAAGACATATTTTTCCTCTCTGCAAATAGGAGCCATCTCTTTAAGACCAGGATGatctttggggttttgtttttgtgacagagtctcattctgttgccctaagtagaatGTCacagggtcatagctcacagcaacctcaaattcttgggcttaagcaatccttttgcctaagccttcagagtagctgggactatggggcACACACCACAACAGGGCAATCTTTGAAAAGCATAAAATGTTTAACTGTCACCTCCCATTCCTCTTAGAATGAGAAGCAGTGCTGGGcgcgggggctcacgcctgtaatcccagcactctgggaggctgaggtgggtggattgcctgagctcacaggttcaagataagcctaagcaagagggataCCTCATGTttaaacatagctgggtgttgggcggcacctgtggctcaatcggtggggcaccagccccatataccgagggtggcgggttcaaacccagccccggctgaactgcaaccaaaaaatagccgggcgttgtggtgggcgcctgtagtcccagcttctcaggaggctgaggcaggagaattgcttgagccaaggagttggaggttgctgtgagctgtgatgctacggcactttaccgagggccataaagtgagactctgtctctaccgaaaaaaaaaaaaaaatagctgggtgttgtggcaggcacctatagtcccagctatttggggggctgaggcaaaagaatcacttaagcccaagagtttgaagttgttgtgacctgtgatgtcactgcactctaccaaggggaacaaagtgagactcttgtcagacaaaaaaaaaagaaaatgagaagcaaAATCCTTAGCACAGCGAAGGGCCTGCCCACATCCCCTGGGCCTTCCTACAGGCTTTTCTTCCTACAAGATTCTCACTCACCCTTCAGGTTTCAGCCTTACCTTTAGCTACTCACCCACTCACCGCCCACACCCAGAGATCCAGTCTCCTATCATGGGCCCTGCTACACCATGTGTCTCTCACAGTtgcaattttacatttatttgtgtgATTTCATTGATGTTGCTCTCCTTCATTGGGCTATACCTTCCATCCATGGTGGGGGTTTGTTAGGGCAGGTGGGGAGCTGGGACCCTATCTCCATGTCAGTggtgatagaatcaggtgtacctgcccaaataaacttgcccCGCCCAGGAAGGatcagactcatgtccctcccaggaaatagaaaTGCCACCAATTGCTGCGctccctgaccctttaaatccTCATCTGCCATAACCTGTGTGTGGAATTCCTTTTTTGATTTCACtccacctgcatccaggtggaaataaagactacattatggaaaatggaacggggattccattttcctttgttttgcaccttggaataatctttcttccttggtTCCAGAACCTTTCAAGTGGTGCTTCTGTAAGATGCTGAGGAGGGGACCCTGAGCTGGACAGCTTCCGGTGTCCTGAGGACAACTGGATACAATGCCTGGAGCTTGGCTGCGAGATACTGGCTCCAGATATGGATCCTGAGGCAAGTGCCAAAGATGGTGATTAAAACAAGAGGCCCagcctcggtgcctgtagcacagtggttacggcgttggccacatacacccagtcggggccagctaagcaataatgacaacagcaacagaaaaatagccgggctttgtggcgggcgcctgtagtcccagctattttggaggttgaggcaagaaaatcgctcaagtccaagagtttgaggttgctgtgaactgcgacactatggcactctacctagggcgacatagtgagactgtctcaacagcAAAAAGACAGAAGGCCCAGTCGGGCTGCGAGGCCCCAAGCCCCGGCTGACCGATGCAGCCGATCCGAGGGAGCTGCCTCTGCCCCGCAGCTTTGTGCCGGTGCCGCAGGCACGGGAGTTGCCCGGGGGAGACCTCCGCCGGCCCTCCTGAAAGGCACCTCCGCACCTCCAACGCTGAAGTTTTGATCCACTACCGGCTCTGGGTTAGGGGCaaaaaaatgtcttttcctcGAGCATCCCCGAATCGGATTGAAAAGAATCCAAGACAAAAACCGATGAAGGAAACCTAGAGCCATGGAACCGGTCTGGTCCTTATAGGCCACCCTGCCTGAACGGTGGGAACTGCCTTTGGCCGGAGGTGCTGGTGGCTCTGATTCTTTGCAGCTTAAACCGGTTTCCGGAATCAGACCCCAAGCCACCTCTTTAGCCCACGGGGCATTCCTCTTTGCTCTGTGGTCCTCTTCCTTCCGGGGAGGAGGCTGGAGGTTGACTTGACCAGCCTTCCTGGTGGCGAGCGGGTCCCAGGATGCAGTGTCACATTTACCGTGGCTGCTTGGGAGGATCTGGGTCTTCTTTCCTGGGGaggaaggtttttgtttgttgttgagacaagagtctcagtttgtcgccctcggtagagtgcggtgccgtcgcagctcacagcaacctcagacttttgggctcttgcctcagcctcccaagtgagactataggcgcccacctaTAGTCTACCGGGCctaaaacgcctggctatttatttatttgtagagacagagtctcactttaccaccttcggtagagtgccatgatgtcacaggactcacagcaacctccaagctcttgggcttccgtgattctcctgcctcagcctcccgagcagctgggactacaggcacccgccacaacgcctggctaattttcagtCTTGATCTCCAGAGCTGAAATGATCCACCCTTCCATAATGCTAGGATAACTTGCACCACaaaagttcttatttatttatttttatttatttatttttttgtagggacagagtctcatgtaccgccctcgggtagagtgccatggcgtcacacggttcacagcaacctctaactcttgggcttacacgattctcttgcctcagcctcccgagcagcaccaaaaaagttcttaattttgatgaggtcagtatttctatttttagaaattgtcAGTGTGCTTGTGGTATATTTTTGAAATCTACTTTTTATTTGTCCactttgtgtctttttctgaaaattttctgtAGGCTTATTCTCAAATTGAatttgtaagttggaacaggtacatttacctattacctgtaaaagcctccatttgtaagtgggaCTTGTAtatcaaacaaacaaatgtttTTAACTCAGggattacatttacatttttttgtagagttggaggcagtctcactatgttgcccatgctgtctcaaacttctgatttCAAGCAATACTGTGGCCGTGGCCTTGACCTCCCAATGTGCTGgaattataagcatgagtcaCCTTGCATAGCCATCTCCATTATTTATTTCTACTTCATTCAGATTAATATTCTTTGTCTAGCTTAAGTTGAATATTtaagttttattgttttgattattttatttatttatttatttattttttgtagagacagtctcactgtaccgccctcaggtagagtgccgtggcgtcacacggctcacagcaacctctaactcttgggcttacgcgattctcttgcctcagcctcccgagcagctgggactacaggcgcccgccacgacacccggctattttttgttgttgttgttgcagtttggccggggctgggtttgaacccgccactctcggcatatggggccgggaccctactcactgagccacaggcgctgcccttatttatttatttttgtagagacagagtctcactttatcaccctcagtagagtgccgtggcatcacaaggctcacagcaacctccaactcctgtgcttaggtgattctcttgcctcagcctcccaagtagctgggactacaggcgcccatcccaacgcccagctatttttttgttgcagtttggctggggctgggttttttttgtttgtttgttattttcggccgggctgggtttgaacccgccatctctggcatatggggacagtgccctactcctttgagccacagatgcccccgaatatttaaattttaaacatattaattCATGATTTATAATTATTACTATATGTTAGAGACAAggttctctgtcacccaggctggagtgcagtgacatgaaaGTTGCTCACTGTATGGCttgtgcttgtagctcagcagctagggcaccagccacatgcaccagggctggtgggttccagcccagccaggcctgctaaacaaggacaactacaacagcaaaagaaatagcctgccgggcggtgcctgtggctcagaggagtagggcgccggccccatatgccagaggtggcaggttcaaacccagccccagccaaaaaaaaaaaaaagaaatagcctgcCTGGCGTTGTTGCAgtagcctgtggtcccagctacttgagaggctgaggcaacagaatcgcttaagcctaagagtttgatgttgctgtgaactgtgatgccatggcactctacccagggtgacatagtgagactctatctcaaaaaaaaaaaaaaatcattcaatgtaattttttttttttttgtagagacaagagtctccctgtaccaccctcaggtagagtgccatgacgtcacacggctcacagcaacctgtaactcttgggcttacgcgattctcctgcctcagcctcccaagcagctgggactacaggcgcccaccacaacgcccggctatttttctattgcagtttggcaggggctgggtttgaacccgccaccctcggcatatggggccggtgccctactcattgaaccacaggcgccaccctgttcaaTGTAATCTTGAACACTTGAGCTCAgttgttctcctgcctcagcctcctaagagctgagactataggcatgtgccaccatgcctggctaaatttttaattgtttttaaaaatacagacaggcgcctgtggctcaaggagtagggctccagccccatatgccaagggtggcgggttcaagcccagtcctggccaaaaaaaaaaaaaaaaaaactgtaaattttgggtggtgcctgtggctcaaaggagtagggcaccagccccatatactggaggtggtgggttcaaacctggctccagcccaaaactgcacaataaataaataaataaacagacagTGGGGCTGGGtgcctggttagagtgccagccccatacactgctggtgggttcAACACCCCTTCCAGGGGctgctaaagaaacaaaaaaatatggacaagggggggcggcacctgtgggtcaaaggagtaggacaccggccccatatgccagaggtggcgggttcaaacccagcccctgccaaaaactgcaaaaaaaaaaaaaaaaaaaaaaaatatatatatatatgtacatatatatatggacAAGGGATGGTGCTCactggctcatgactgtaatcctagcactttgaaggccaaggcgggtggattgtctgagctcacaggttggagaccagcctgagccagagggagacctcatttctaaaaatagcagggcactgtggcggtgcctgtagtctcagctacttgggaggctgaggcaagataatcgcttccaggaatttgaggttgctgtgagctgtgatgccacagaactctaccaaggacaacaaaataaaatacagcacagttcactgaaaaaaattaaactttatttttgttttttttttttttttttttttttttgtagagacagagtctcactgtaccgccctcgggtagagtgccgtggcgtcacacggctcacagcaacctctaactcttgggcttacgcgattctcttgcctcagcctcccgagtagctgggactacaggcgcccgccacaacgcccggctattttttggttgcagtttggccggggctgggcttgaacccgccaccctcggcatatggggccggcgccctactcactgagccacaggcgccaccctttatttttgaatgtatttttagGCTCACAGCAATACTGACATAAAAGAGGGGATGGACCCACATACCCGACCCCACACTCACACAACCAAGCCTGCACTTACTTTCTGGTGGAGCAGGGCACTGGGCACCACCACCACAGCTTCGGCATACACAGGGCTTGCTCCCTTTTGGTGCTGTACACTCCACAAGTTTTGACAAAGGTTACCTAACACATGTCGGCCATGGCAGTGTCACAGATGGTCTCATTAAT encodes:
- the LOC128563450 gene encoding uncharacterized protein LOC128563450, which gives rise to MEIPATLTHPVSSPSTGFPVPEPELISQLEQKEELWVLDLWGAKEPEVLRSHQKGKKTQILPSSHGKCDTASWDPLATRKAGQVNLQPPPRKEEDHRAKRNAPWAKEVAWGLIPETGLSCKESEPPAPPAKGSSHRSGRVAYKDQTGSMALGFLHRFLSWILFNPIRGCSRKRHFFAPNPEPVVDQNFSVGGAEDPYLEPVSRSQAPGIVSSCPQDTGSCPAQGPLLSILQKHHLKGSGTKEERLFQGAKQRKMESPFHFP